CAAACAGCAAAGGAAAGCAAGCTGACTGCTCTCAACAAGAAGATAATCGAAATCAAGAAAAAGATACAGTTGTCAGGTAAAAATTAAACCTTAAGCCGTCGTTTAGACTGAGCAAAAAATTGTTCCGATCCAGTTTTCCAATATGAAACTTCATTAAACTTTCGTCTTAAAAGAATCTGGTCTCGtaggagaagagaaaaaaattaacaaggAATGTCTTTGGTTACGATGCAACTTCGTAGCGAGATCTAATCAGCTTCGCAGAATCGTATACATATAGGGCTTGCGATCCGACTGTcgcatttattttctttctctctctctctctctctctctctctctgtctcaaCAGTCGGACGAATTAGCGTCGAATAGAAGACATACAGATGCGTGTAACATACAAACATAACTCGAGTTAATGAGAGTAATTAGAGCAGCGGACGAAACGCGCACAACGCTTCGCACTCTCGTGTTTATTACGGGATCGAGGTATAATCGCCCACCACTGTTCTTTTTTCAAAGAGTGCTGGTCTATCCGTCCTTTTgtaatacataataataatgaccaaaaataatcgattattttttccccattgatcgagtataatcgataatttttcaaactcgattaatAGACCGAATCCATTATTCTTCCTCACAATCggctttcgttttttgttctCATGAACGACGCAAtagaatatcaatttatgtgattagAGAATCGATTATTATGATTATCTTACTTACTAAGTACACTTTGATGTaataagtaaaatataaatgaatattttcgtctcatgctgaaaaatattttgaatataaactataaattgtcaaaaaacttTTACGCTCTTAAGACTACATACtgaaatttaagaaatttttctttcaaaaactACGAAATaaccgattaatcgatcaattattatccattcgatcgaatcgtgttagattattttttgatccgattatttttaacttaGTGGCCATCTCTAATCTGTATTACCGACAGGTTCAGAAAGTTGAGTATTTTCGACCAGGTATATTTTCATCTCCAGAATAATCGACTCTCTGCATAAACTTTGGTAAatcgtttattttatattcacatTTGTGTGGTCCACGAAAAatagtataataaattataaattttcagctGTTATATTCACTTGATTTGAGATAGTATAACGCTATACTCATGGATTCTAAATCATCTAAATCTCATTGACCTTTGAATTTTCTCTTCAACTTCCAAGGTAAACTGATTCGCATAATGCGATTCTCGATCATCGCTGCCGCCTGCGCGACGGTCGCAAAATCAATCGAGagcaattaattataaattcagAAGCAATGGAGCGCAAACATTCTATTCATAAGTTGTCACCCAGCCCTGCAGCCTGCAGCACTTCGTCGACAGATCCTATCGGCCATCTCAGCAAGATCATATTTATGCGCCTTGATACCATAAGTCGAGAGTCTCAGGTCAAAGGGTCGCCCTTCTGTATACCAGCAAACTCCGGCTGTTCTTCAGCCTTAGGCTTCTCCCACACCGAAACGCAGCcctcactgagaaaaatttttagtaccggttaccgctcagtccttacctattttcattttcttaccaaaatcgaaacatatagttccaggtacaaaatgaaaattagttttgtaactattaccagaaagtctagtatccgttactattctttctcattcaaaaaagtagagtaaaccgaacaaactgattttgcgttgcaattaccaaaaaaggatcgacgatagcacgcaaaatgtttacgtgtaccttgtttttcgtaattccaacgatattcaaacagttccttttaacgatacctgttttactgaatttttcgagttgctataacaaattaaatttttctcggtgcTAATTCGTTTCTCAAATTCGTACCGTTCTTGGTTTTAATCATCGAAACAGTTTTATCTCCGCATCGCGTATCCAACTCTGATTCAAATCCAAACTTCTTATAATCCAGAATCAAATTATAAACTTTGAAATGTATTGAATGAGCTCGTTTTTCATTTGTCAGTATAATTTGTGGTATAAGTATTATTACCGCATCAGAACGGAACAAATTTTGGACTGATCCGATTACTTGACTTCCGAGAACAGGCAATATCATTGCACGGTGAACACTCCTTGAGTATCTAGGGAACCAGGAGGTTCAAACGACATAACCGAGGATACGGCACGAGCGGTTTTCATCGAAGAACAATTGTCGACGGTGCATAGAAGTCCCGGAGGACACGTTTCCCGTCGTCCCGGACGCGTGACAGGTCGTGGCTACTTGCCCGACGTCCAGATCTCGGTTTGTGCTTGTTTCACGTTCCTATCGATGCTTCCTTCCTGCGTCAGTTACGTAGACACGAGTATACGAGCATAAATCAGTCCGCGACATCGGTTTCTGGTCTGCATCAAAGAGCTCGGATCAGGGTGAATTCTTGATCATGCTATTTCAGAGGGACAGCGGAAGGCTTGCTTCGAGGAGTGCGATGCGCAGAAGAAGGAGAACGCCGAGAAGGTCGCCAGGCTCAAGAAGGAAGTCAAAGAGCTTCAAGTCACCTTTGCCAAAGCTAAGAATGTTAGTCCGTCTCTCATACGTACGTATAGGTATGCATAACTAGGCATACACGCGGCGAGAGTCGGGTGATTTGTTTACAACTACAGATTGCGTTGTAAACACATTTTTCCACGCTACGAAAAACTGCCACGAACTTGAGAATCGAGATTGCGGACGGTTGGAGGAAATATTTGAACTTGTATTTTGCCAgtagtggaaaaaatatttcaacaccgTAAAAAAGTCAATGGATTCGTTGGCAAACAGGAAAACTGGTTTTTTGACACGTTTCACGAACAAGGTAACATTTCAAGACTATAGCATGGAATCTTGgtgtaaaagaaatgagtaaaGATGCCGAACAATTTATGAATTTGTTTAATATGCGCTTGACTCTCGCCAACGTGCGAGTCGTAAAGAGGGTGTCGAATCCTTTCAGGCACCATGACAATGACATTCTCAATCTCCTCTTTATGACTAAGGAACAAGAGGCTGCTGATACGGAGGCTCTGAGAGGACAGGATCAGTCATTGAGCAGCGTGAAGAGAAAGAACCTGGCTGAGGCGATAGCTGGTCTGGACGAAGACATCATCCGTCTACGCAAAAAGCTCGACTTGATCCGGTACGAAAGCGACAAGGTACTGCAGAACGTGTGCAGAACGAAATCTTGTAACAGTATGATGAATTCTCGAGGCTGACGATTACACACGATCTTTCACCTTCGCAGCAACAAAAAAAGCTAACCGGACTTCTGCAGGAGTATGAGGAGCTCATGAGCGGTACTGTTCAAAAGTTCACGGAGCAAAAAGTGGAAAACCCCGTGAAAAAGGTTTTCACCATGAAATTATTCTGTGTATATGGGTAGTTGGCGTTAAATTGGAACTATCGGCCATCACGTCATGGTCAGAAACACGTTGAAGGCTTTATGGTAGTTCTTGAATACTTGTTGACACGCAGTGATCTTGAACAGGTATTCAAACAGTCACCAGCGAGCCGAGAGTTTTGTTTTCTGATGCATTAATTGGCACCACATATGCATCAATCTTTTGGTGGTCTTCCTTGGTAAGGGCTGGGTATTATTAGAAATACACATGTCTCCCTGTAACTTGTCTTTCCGAAAATATGAGAGCGTTTTGAATTATATTCTACGAATAAACGGCATGGAACTACAGTGCTTGCGATACATCTTTTCAATAAGTACGACTATCTGAATCTAGTAATGATCTTCGAAACTGCAGTTTTCTATAATTGAAGAATCCTTCTTTAAATGAGATACTTGTCTACCATCGTCTGTACTAGTTACACGATTATTTTCAGATGGTGGAATGTTGACGGGATATCATCAACGATAGAACGTAACATAAATGactatattattaataacatAAGCAACTGGATATTCTTATGCAGAATAATACCTATTTACAAAATGAACTGACAAGCAACAAGGCGTACCTGAGTTATtagaaaaaatacgaatacaattttatactttatgtAACTCGTTTCAAAAACCTGTTTTAcatctttcattttaaatataatggaTGTAAATGTTTCCATTTTCTATTCGAAACGCATTTATAAAAGTACGTTACCCAGCCCTGCCTCTGACGACGGATATTTCATCGTTCGCGTATTTTCATATAGTATACAAGATAATCGTGATTATTCGCTTTGAGTAATTACAGCGCGAAGAAGGGCGCTGGAATCAGTGATGCAGTGAAATGGTTATGGTACCTAACCGTTTAAATTCCTTTTACCAGAAAATCATACGACTAGAGAATCAGCTGCAACGGATCCACGTGATGCAAATGGAGGCTGACACGGTGCGAAAGAAATACAGAGGCGTCCGATCCAGTCTGAAGGCGGACGCGGCGTTGTACGCATCCTCCTTACAGATAGTCGAGGAGCAAATTCAAGAGCAGAAATCAGAAATACGTCGACTACAGGTAAAATTAAACTTCGGTAATGGCGTTCGAGCCACAGATTGCTCACGTCCTCCAATCTCTGATCCACAGGACGTGAAGGAGGAGGCGATTCACCTACGCGACATTACCAAGGGAACACTGATGAAGCAAGAGGTCGAAGCGATGAACACTTCGAAACAGCGTGATGGCGTTATATTAGACTACAGGTTTGACACTGACAAGGAAGGTATACCAGGTCGATCtatccgatttgatttcttttgtaatatgttatagtagactaaagACTAAGCagcacgtattttttttttatctgccattaaacactttaagggggtgaaaacaccctccaaagtaaggcatgtcaagaTACGAtctggcagttttttttttgttttttgtttttactttacTTGAGAAAATTGcacttttcatttctcgttgtgagaaaacttttccagttggattggttacaaaatattatatctTGTGAATGAAACCATCAAATTTTcccttgacatgccttactttggagggtggtttaaTCCCGTTAAGGTGTTTAATGgtagataaaaagaaattcgtGTCGCTTAGTCTTTAGTTTACTATAAcgtattacaaaagaaatcaaatcggagagactggcctgggataccttcctgTGAGAATTAAGGAAACCTTTGCGATCGACTTTGATAAAACCAATTCGCCATTTTGAGgcttaaaatttacaaatctaATTCAAAATCAGCGACAATAAAAACTCCTAGGGTCATATCAGGTGAAAATAACTTCGGACGATTATCATATGGGCGCAGATCGAAAAGGAAGAGCGAAAAAGTTAGACAATATCAAAGGTTTAATGTTTAAAGGTATAAAAACACGTGTAGAATAATTTCACCCACTCTGCAAATCTGCAAATTGCTGTGAATATCGGTTCTCTTTAGTTCGAACCTGCGCAAGTTCTTGCTAGAGAATACCTCAAAATGACGGGATTGCCGGGAAACGTTGAAGTTGAAACTTAGTTACCACACAGGCAAAGGGTTGAGGACCGAAGGCTGGAGCTGGAGCGACTGGAGAGAATGATATTCCCGACGGGACGACCGGTTGTGCGGGAGGATTCCAGCCTTCAGGACGATCAGTTAGGAAAAATGCCGGGCAAGGAGAGCACGCAGTATTTAGAAGAGTCCTTCGACAGGCTCAAAGACGCCACGGGTGTGTCGAGAACCGAGGATGTCCTGAACAGGTTTCTCAGTCAGAAGGCGACGAAAGATAAGCTACAGAAAATGCGGGTGGCGGCTGAGAACGAGAAGATCACCCTGGAGCGAAAGAGGCAGCAACTCATGGCCGAAATCGAGAAGCAGAAGTTTTCGGAAACGAAAGATTCCGAACAGTAAGTAGGATGAAGCAGCAAACAAAGTTCCCACTGAGAAACACAATTGCAACCTATCATTTTGCGTTCGTCAGAAATGCTGAAGAGTTGGAACACTTCAACCGCCAAATCGCCGAGCAGGTTCAGCGTCAGGAGAAGGCGCTGACTGAGAATAAACGAGTCCAAGAACTCTTGATGGAAGTGAACAGTACACTTTGGTTGCTCTGTGACAAGCTGAGGGTAACGTCGATGCTTTTTTGATACGTAAATCAGAGTTTAGATCATATGCAATGCGTCATCTGGTGGAAAAAAGTTAAACTAATGCAATCAGGCTTACAGCTGACCGTTGATCGTGTTTCTTCGCGTGTGGATGGTAGAACAGGTATACAATTGATTgcgttttattaatttatgtaACATGAGTTATTTGAAATCCCAAGAATCACGATTTCCGTccattaaaattacaaaattaggTTATGCGGTGATTAAATGACGCCAATAATCAGGGCTCTGACGTTATGAATACATTTTCCAATAAGTGACGCTTTTAGGGGCTCGTCTTGAACTTGTTGCGTATGACTTGGTGTTGAGTATCCTGTCCAAAGTTGTTGATGAAAACATATACCTGCAATCGCATAGACCGAGGAGGATACCCACACCAAATTTATTCTAAATACGTTAGCGAGTTCGCGTTTCGAAGTGGTAGCTGGAAAACCAATAGAACCGATACATCCAGTCGGCGGCTATCGTTTACTTTGTAATGTTTGTTTTCGATCTGGATGCAGAGGTGCTAATGCAGCCTGCACCCAAGAAGGTGAGAATTACAAGGATAGAAGTGAAGGAGAGGTAAAATGCGCTTGGAGAACAAGCTTTGCGCATAAGATGGCGGAGTGGAAAGGCCTCGatggatcattttttttttttaatctttccCTCGAGCGCTCCGCCTACCTTCTATGAATTCTCGAATCCGTTGGTCGATTCAAAGACAACGTGAAAACGAGTCGTGAGAGCGGTGAAATGCATTCTtcccaaaagaaaaaaaaatcgaaatggcGATCGACGCATGCTaactgataattttttatttacacgcATTACAGGACGTCAGCCTTACACCGATACCGGAAAAAGTCGGAAGTATCGACGATGTTTTTGAACTTCTGGACGTCCTTCAGGAAAAGGTCGAGGCCACAATCGAGCTCGCCggaattttggaaaagaaCGTTGAGGTCTTCGAAGATTTAGCGGGCGAGCAGGTGAGTTGTACAAATTTGATCGGTCTGGTGTGACCATTTCAAATATACCTACTTCAATTAGAATCATATTTCGTTTGTATCGGTGTTAAATGTTAACGAGGTCTTCAAGGCACTGCTGTATCGCTTTCTTCGGTAAGGTTCGTTAAACTGACCATGAAACTTCGGGGGGGGTTCAAAACTCCGAGGagcctttttctttctctttattcctttgaaatcgttttgagaaatcatctgaaatatcTACAGAAAccattggaataaaataaaatttctgcaATGGAATCCTGTGAAATACTTCGAATCC
The sequence above is drawn from the Neodiprion pinetum isolate iyNeoPine1 chromosome 2, iyNeoPine1.2, whole genome shotgun sequence genome and encodes:
- the LOC124211333 gene encoding outer dynein arm-docking complex subunit 3; its protein translation is MADPLVQTAKESKLTALNKKIIEIKKKIQLSEGQRKACFEECDAQKKENAEKVARLKKEVKELQVTFAKAKNTIAWNLGVKEMSKDAEQFMNLFNMRLTLANVRVVKRVSNPFRHHDNDILNLLFMTKEQEAADTEALRGQDQSLSSVKRKNLAEAIAGLDEDIIRLRKKLDLIRYESDKQQKKLTGLLQEYEELMSGTVQKFTEQKVENPVKKKIIRLENQLQRIHVMQMEADTVRKKYRGVRSSLKADAALYASSLQIVEEQIQEQKSEIRRLQDVKEEAIHLRDITKGTLMKQEVEAMNTSKQRDGVILDYRFDTDKEATIKTPRVISGENNFGRLSYGRRSKRKSEKVRQYQRQRVEDRRLELERLERMIFPTGRPVVREDSSLQDDQLGKMPGKESTQYLEESFDRLKDATGVSRTEDVLNRFLSQKATKDKLQKMRVAAENEKITLERKRQQLMAEIEKQKFSETKDSEQNAEELEHFNRQIAEQVQRQEKALTENKRVQELLMEVNSTLWLLCDKLRDVSLTPIPEKVGSIDDVFELLDVLQEKVEATIELAGILEKNVEVFEDLAGEQIETVSTSASEDGKMKDIDDRPFFPTFPSASTPAAPAPPSEDEEEVPTRSVLKRQAQLLVDTKSRRKGFNFRR